In one window of Saprospiraceae bacterium DNA:
- a CDS encoding glycosyltransferase family 2 protein, which translates to MTIDVIIPALNEEKSIGLVLQHLTRNLLRTIYVVDNGSTDRTGQIAALHGAIVLVQPRRGYGSACLKALEYISNLPESQKPDVIAFLDADFSDDPQDLIRMINKLKDNELDLVIGSRVLGHAEKGSLTTVQRFGNSLSTWLIKKLFSYSFTDLGPFRLIRYQALLKLGMKDPDYGWTVEMQVKAALQKLKTAEVPVNYKKRIGKSKVSGTIRGIFGAGSKILYIIFKSYVKG; encoded by the coding sequence GTGACCATAGATGTCATCATTCCGGCCCTCAATGAAGAAAAGTCGATTGGACTGGTCCTCCAACATCTTACCAGGAATTTATTGCGCACTATTTATGTGGTTGACAATGGTAGCACAGATAGAACTGGACAAATTGCTGCACTACATGGTGCGATAGTGCTTGTTCAACCTCGAAGGGGATATGGATCGGCTTGTTTAAAAGCTTTGGAATACATCTCCAATTTACCAGAATCTCAAAAGCCAGATGTTATAGCTTTCCTGGATGCCGATTTTTCTGATGATCCACAGGATTTGATTCGGATGATCAATAAGCTTAAAGATAACGAGCTGGACCTGGTTATAGGGTCCCGTGTGTTAGGCCATGCAGAAAAAGGGTCGCTCACGACTGTGCAACGATTTGGGAACAGTCTGTCCACCTGGTTAATTAAAAAGCTATTCTCGTATTCGTTTACGGATTTGGGGCCATTCAGACTGATCCGCTACCAGGCCCTGTTAAAATTGGGGATGAAAGATCCGGATTATGGCTGGACAGTCGAGATGCAAGTTAAGGCCGCTCTGCAGAAATTAAAGACAGCAGAAGTCCCTGTGAACTATAAAAAACGGATCGGGAAATCCAAGGTTTCAGGCACAATCCGGGGCATTTTTGGGGCAGGTTCAAAAATTCTCTATATAATATTCAAATCATATGTTAAAGGTTAA
- a CDS encoding glycosyltransferase, which produces MNTIQLLLIALYTGSLLYITMFSLLQLGLLKAYRKHQKTKKLLPPLQDGDYFPLVTIQLPIYNEMYVVDRLLDNITSMDYPKDKLEIQVLDDSTDETASHAAQKVEYYKSLGFDIQHIHRTDRRGFKAGALREGMKTCKGEFIAIFDADFLPEVNFLKSSLPYFNKPEIGVVQTRWEHINEDYSFLTKLQAFQLNVHFTVEQAGRHAAGHFLQFNGTAGIWRKSCIDDAGGWQSDTLTEDLDLSYRAQLKGWKIKYVEDIVCPAELPAEMHGLKSQQFRWMKGGAENSRKLLPVIFKANLPWKTKFHAIMHLMGSGIFLVIFWVSLLSVPVLFAMDDLGLKATFLGFCLLGTLAVMSVFYEANNMMCWKEKNIKNKFGRFLLLFPSFMALSMGFSLHNSIAVIEGYAGKKSAFIRTPKFNLTSLKDRVFRNGYLIQQLTLRNWMEFFICLYFAFAIGMGFYIEYYSFLLFHFLLMIGFGLNFFYSLRHLSLK; this is translated from the coding sequence ATGAATACAATTCAGCTTTTACTTATTGCTTTATATACAGGCAGTCTTCTGTATATTACTATGTTTTCCCTACTTCAGCTCGGTTTGTTGAAAGCGTACAGGAAACATCAAAAAACTAAAAAGTTATTGCCTCCTCTCCAGGACGGTGACTACTTTCCGCTGGTTACGATACAGCTACCCATATACAATGAAATGTATGTAGTCGACCGCTTACTCGACAATATCACCAGTATGGATTATCCTAAAGACAAACTCGAGATTCAGGTACTGGACGACTCGACCGACGAAACTGCATCTCATGCTGCTCAAAAGGTGGAGTATTACAAGAGTCTTGGATTTGACATTCAACACATCCATCGCACAGACCGCAGAGGATTTAAGGCAGGTGCTTTACGAGAAGGCATGAAAACCTGCAAAGGTGAATTTATTGCGATTTTCGATGCAGATTTTTTACCTGAAGTAAATTTTCTAAAAAGCAGTCTACCTTATTTTAACAAACCGGAAATCGGGGTGGTTCAAACCCGTTGGGAACACATCAATGAGGATTATTCTTTCCTTACAAAATTGCAGGCATTCCAGCTGAATGTACATTTTACGGTCGAACAAGCCGGACGCCATGCAGCCGGACACTTTCTACAATTCAACGGCACTGCCGGCATATGGCGTAAAAGCTGCATCGACGATGCGGGTGGCTGGCAATCTGACACCCTCACTGAAGATCTCGATTTAAGTTACAGAGCCCAGCTAAAAGGCTGGAAAATCAAATACGTTGAGGACATTGTTTGTCCGGCTGAACTCCCGGCAGAAATGCATGGTTTAAAATCTCAACAATTCAGGTGGATGAAAGGTGGAGCAGAAAACTCCAGAAAGTTGTTACCTGTCATATTCAAAGCCAATCTTCCCTGGAAGACTAAATTTCATGCTATTATGCATCTCATGGGCAGTGGAATATTTCTGGTTATTTTCTGGGTCTCATTATTAAGCGTTCCGGTTTTATTCGCGATGGATGATCTCGGATTAAAAGCCACCTTTCTTGGATTTTGCCTTTTAGGTACGCTAGCTGTAATGTCCGTTTTCTACGAAGCCAATAACATGATGTGTTGGAAAGAAAAGAACATTAAAAACAAATTTGGGAGGTTTCTTCTCTTGTTTCCATCTTTCATGGCTTTATCGATGGGATTCAGTTTGCACAACAGCATCGCAGTTATAGAAGGATATGCAGGTAAAAAATCAGCATTCATCAGAACTCCAAAGTTCAACCTTACCTCATTAAAAGATCGCGTATTCAGAAATGGATATCTCATCCAGCAGCTCACGTTAAGAAACTGGATGGAGTTTTTTATTTGCCTTTATTT